The bacterium nucleotide sequence GGATGTACAAAGAACGGCCGGATGTGAACAGCGTGTGTCATGCACATCCGATTTATGCCACGGGCTTTGCCGTAGCGGGCATCCCCCTGGAGCAGTGCGTTCTGCCGGAGGTGGTGGTGGCCCTGGGCAGCATTCCGCTGATCGCCTATGGTACGCCGGGGACTGCTGAATTTTTTGAGCCGGTCCTGCCGTACGTCAAGAATCACGATGCATTCCTGTTAGCCAACCACGGCGCCCTGACTATCGGCAAAGATCTGTTCAACGCCTACCACAAGATGGAGACGCTGGAGCATTTTGCCCATATCGCGTTTGTGGCCATGCAGGTGGGCAGCGTGCATGTCCTCAACACGCAACAGGTGGAAAAGCTGTACGAACTGCGTAAACGCTTCGGCATCACAACCGCCGGGGAGTGCAAAACCTGCGAAACCGAAGGCACGTGCCAGATTCCGACCGTCGCCGGGACAGCGCAGGCCGCCCCAGCTCTGTCCCCTGAAAAGGAGGCGATGATCGCGCAGGTCACCCGCGCTGTATTGAATCAATTAAAGTGATCGGCCGAGGCGTGGATCAATGCCACGCCGCGCCCTCTCACGAGCGGCGGTATCGACCGTTGCACGGCGCAGCCGAACACGAGGGTACTGCTGAAAGAGATGAGGATGGAGCATGGCAGATGCGAAATTTTTAGCTTTGGATTTTGGCGCCAGCAGCGGTCGGGCGATTCTCGCTACGGTGAATGAGACC carries:
- a CDS encoding class II aldolase/adducin family protein, which produces MPALKRDIVEIGRRVYNRGFVASNDGNISVRVDEKRVLITPTGVSKGFMKVEDIILVDHDGNVLSGNKKPSSEVFMHLRMYKERPDVNSVCHAHPIYATGFAVAGIPLEQCVLPEVVVALGSIPLIAYGTPGTAEFFEPVLPYVKNHDAFLLANHGALTIGKDLFNAYHKMETLEHFAHIAFVAMQVGSVHVLNTQQVEKLYELRKRFGITTAGECKTCETEGTCQIPTVAGTAQAAPALSPEKEAMIAQVTRAVLNQLK